The following proteins are co-located in the Bacillus pumilus genome:
- a CDS encoding helix-turn-helix domain-containing protein translates to MEKDMWGRRIRAYRKLKGYTQEGFAKRLGISVSVLGEIERGNRLPTNQMVGQIADALNITVEELSPILEEERRGKDV, encoded by the coding sequence ATGGAAAAAGACATGTGGGGTAGAAGAATTCGTGCATACCGAAAGCTAAAAGGGTATACTCAGGAAGGGTTCGCCAAAAGACTGGGCATCTCTGTCTCTGTCTTAGGAGAAATTGAGCGGGGCAATCGATTACCAACAAACCAAATGGTTGGTCAAATAGCAGATGCTTTAAATATAACGGTGGAAGAACTTTCACCAATACTCGAGGAAGAAAGGAGGGGGAAAGATGTTTAA
- the dusB gene encoding tRNA dihydrouridine synthase DusB: protein MFKIGDIEIKNKVVLAPMAGVCNSAFRLTVKEFGAGLVCAEMVSDKAILINNARTMGMLYIDEREKPLSLQIFGGEKDTLVEAAKFVDQHTTADIIDINMGCPVPKITKCDAGAKWLLDPNKIYEMVSAVVEAVDKPVTVKMRMGWDEDHIFAIDNARAVERAGGKAVALHGRTRVQMYEGTANWDIMKEVKQSVSIPVIGNGDVKTPQDAKRMLDETGVDAVMIGRAALGNPWMIYRTVHYLETGELKEEPNVREKMSVCKLHLDRLIDLKGEHVAVREMRKHAAWYLKGVRGNADVRNQINQSETRAELVQVLDDFTIEAEAKELQRIKVG from the coding sequence ATGTTTAAAATCGGAGATATCGAGATTAAAAACAAAGTGGTGCTCGCACCAATGGCTGGTGTATGTAACTCTGCCTTCAGACTCACAGTTAAGGAGTTTGGAGCGGGCTTAGTCTGCGCTGAAATGGTCAGTGACAAAGCGATCCTGATCAACAATGCAAGAACAATGGGTATGCTATACATTGATGAACGGGAAAAGCCTTTGAGCCTTCAGATATTTGGAGGAGAAAAGGACACACTCGTAGAAGCGGCAAAGTTTGTAGATCAGCATACAACGGCGGACATTATTGATATCAACATGGGCTGTCCTGTACCGAAGATTACGAAATGTGATGCAGGAGCGAAATGGCTGCTTGATCCAAACAAGATTTATGAAATGGTCTCTGCTGTCGTAGAAGCTGTAGATAAACCTGTTACGGTGAAAATGAGAATGGGCTGGGACGAAGACCATATCTTCGCTATCGACAATGCCCGTGCTGTTGAACGAGCAGGCGGAAAAGCGGTTGCGCTTCACGGACGGACCCGCGTGCAGATGTACGAAGGAACAGCGAATTGGGATATCATGAAAGAGGTAAAACAATCTGTTTCCATCCCTGTCATCGGGAATGGTGATGTCAAAACCCCTCAAGATGCAAAACGAATGCTTGATGAAACCGGTGTGGATGCTGTGATGATCGGAAGAGCCGCACTAGGAAACCCGTGGATGATTTATCGTACGGTTCATTATTTAGAAACGGGAGAATTGAAAGAAGAACCAAACGTGCGTGAAAAAATGTCTGTGTGCAAACTTCACTTAGACAGACTCATTGACCTGAAAGGCGAACACGTGGCTGTCAGAGAAATGAGAAAGCATGCAGCGTGGTACTTAAAAGGTGTCCGAGGCAACGCAGACGTTAGAAATCAAATCAATCAAAGTGAAACGAGAGCGGAGCTTGTACAAGTTCTTGATGACTTTACGATCGAAGCCGAGGCAAAAGAGCTTCAAAGAATAAAAGTAGGATAA
- the lysS gene encoding lysine--tRNA ligase has product MSNEGLNNEELNDQFQVRRDKMNKMREEGIDPFGERYDRSHQSAKIIAEYDEFSKEDLEEKAAQVTIAGRMMTKRGKGKAGFAHIQDLEGQIQIYVRKDSVGEEAYELFKSSDLGDIIGVTGTVFKTNVGELSIKATGFEVLTKALRPLPDKYHGLKDVEQRYRQRYLDLIVNPESKQTFIMRSKIIQSMRRYLDSKGYLEVETPTMHSIPGGASARPFITHHNALDMPLYMRIAIELHLKRLIVGGLEKVYEIGRVFRNEGVSTRHNPEFTMIELYEAYADYKDIMNLTENLIAHIAQEVLGTTTIQYGEDEIDLKPEWKRLHMVEAVKEATGVDFWQEMSVEEAKQHAADHGIEITKNMTVGHIINEFFEQKVEETLVQPTFIYGHPVEISPLAKKNPEDPRFTDRFELFIVRREHANAFTELNDPIDQRERFEAQLKEREEGNDEAHLMDDDFVEALEYGMPPTGGLGIGIDRLIMLLTNSPSIRDVLLFPQMRNR; this is encoded by the coding sequence ATGAGTAATGAAGGGCTTAATAACGAAGAATTAAACGACCAATTCCAAGTCAGACGTGACAAAATGAATAAAATGAGAGAAGAGGGTATCGATCCATTTGGTGAACGATATGACCGTTCTCATCAATCTGCGAAAATTATTGCTGAATATGACGAGTTTTCAAAAGAAGACTTAGAAGAAAAAGCGGCTCAAGTGACAATCGCTGGCCGTATGATGACAAAGCGTGGAAAAGGGAAAGCTGGCTTTGCGCACATTCAAGATTTAGAAGGACAAATTCAAATCTATGTTCGTAAAGATAGTGTAGGAGAAGAAGCTTACGAATTATTCAAAAGCTCAGATCTAGGTGACATCATTGGTGTGACAGGAACAGTATTTAAAACGAATGTGGGAGAACTTTCAATTAAAGCGACTGGCTTTGAGGTTCTCACAAAAGCACTTCGCCCGCTTCCTGATAAATATCACGGACTAAAAGATGTGGAGCAACGCTATCGTCAGCGCTACCTTGACCTGATTGTAAACCCAGAAAGTAAGCAGACGTTCATCATGCGAAGCAAAATCATTCAATCAATGAGAAGATACTTAGATTCTAAGGGATACTTAGAAGTTGAAACACCAACAATGCATAGCATCCCTGGTGGTGCATCAGCTCGTCCTTTCATTACTCATCACAATGCACTTGATATGCCGCTTTATATGCGTATTGCGATTGAGCTGCACTTAAAACGTCTCATTGTCGGTGGTCTAGAGAAAGTATACGAGATTGGCCGCGTATTCCGTAACGAAGGTGTATCTACTCGTCATAACCCAGAGTTCACAATGATCGAGCTATATGAAGCATACGCAGACTACAAAGACATCATGAACCTGACTGAAAATCTGATTGCTCATATTGCCCAAGAGGTACTAGGAACAACAACAATTCAATATGGAGAAGATGAAATTGATCTAAAACCTGAATGGAAGAGACTGCATATGGTTGAAGCGGTTAAAGAAGCCACAGGTGTAGACTTCTGGCAGGAGATGTCTGTAGAGGAAGCGAAACAGCATGCTGCTGATCACGGTATTGAAATTACGAAAAACATGACAGTGGGTCATATTATCAATGAGTTCTTCGAGCAAAAAGTAGAAGAAACATTGGTTCAGCCTACCTTTATTTACGGACACCCAGTGGAGATTTCTCCATTAGCTAAGAAAAACCCAGAAGACCCTCGCTTCACAGATCGCTTTGAGCTATTTATCGTACGCCGTGAGCACGCAAATGCATTCACAGAGCTAAACGATCCAATCGATCAAAGAGAACGCTTTGAAGCTCAGTTAAAAGAACGTGAAGAAGGAAATGACGAAGCGCATCTAATGGATGACGATTTTGTTGAAGCGTTAGAATATGGAATGCCGCCAACAGGCGGACTAGGAATCGGTATCGACCGATTAATCATGCTATTAACAAATTCTCCATCAATCAGAGATGTAC